Within the Pseudarthrobacter sp. W1I19 genome, the region CCGGTAAATCCGTCAGCGCGGGCGGCAGCCGCGGCAAGGATCCCGACGACGGCGGACGGGTTGTGCAGGCGGCCGGCCAGCACGGACTCCACGGCGTCATCCAGGTTGATCCAGTGGAACTCGATTTCGGCTTCCTCGTCCGTCCGCTCGTGGCGCTCATGGTGCGGAACCTCGGTGAGTTCACGGGCCAGGTAGATTCGAATGGCCTCACTGGAGGAACCCGGTGAGTTGAAGACGTCGGCCAGGACGTTCCATGTGCCGGCGGCAAGGTCCGCCTCTTCGGCGAGTTCGCGGGCCGCGCCCACCTGGAAGTCCTCGCCCTCCACGTCCAGCAGCCCGGCCGGGATCTCCCACAGATCCATGCCCACGGGGTGCCGGTATTGCTTGAGGAGGAGGACCTCGCCGTCGCTGTTCATGGGGAGGATAGCAACGGCGCCGGGGTGGTCAATGTAGTCCCTGGTGAGTGCCTCGCCGCTGTCCTGCAGCTGGAAGGTATCGCTGACTACATCCCAGATCCGGCCTTCGTAGACCTTCTCAGTGGACAAAAGACGGCGCGGGCTCGGTGCATCCGAAACCTTTACTACATGGGTGGCTTCGTGTGTACCGGGCATCGCGCCGTCCTTTATGTCGTGCTGAACTACTTAGCGGCTACCGTACCGGACGGCGCGGCCTCGGCAGCACCGGTGCCCGGAACGGCGGCCGTGTCGGCGCCCTCCTGGTGGTCCAGTGCCGCCTTCACCAGGCCGGCGAACAGCGGGTGCGGCCGGGTGGGGCGCGAGCTCAGTTCGGGGTGTGCCTGGGTGGCCACGTAGTACGGGTGGACGTCCGCGGGCAGCTCAACGAACTCCACGAGCTTGCCGTCCGGGGACGTGCCGGAGAAGACGAGCCCCTCGGCCGCAATCTGGTCGCGGTACTTGTTGTTCACTTCGTAGCGGTGGCGGTGGCGTTCGCTGACGGTGGTCTTGCCGTAGGTTTCGGCGATAACCGAACCGGCGTCGAGCTTGGCTTCGTACAGGCCCAGGCGCATGGTGCCGCCGAGGTCGCCGCCGCCTTCCACAAACTCCAGCTGCTCTTCCATGGTGGCGATGACGGGGTATTTGGAATCGGGCTCGAATTCGCTGGAGG harbors:
- a CDS encoding NUDIX hydrolase — encoded protein: MPGTHEATHVVKVSDAPSPRRLLSTEKVYEGRIWDVVSDTFQLQDSGEALTRDYIDHPGAVAILPMNSDGEVLLLKQYRHPVGMDLWEIPAGLLDVEGEDFQVGAARELAEEADLAAGTWNVLADVFNSPGSSSEAIRIYLARELTEVPHHERHERTDEEAEIEFHWINLDDAVESVLAGRLHNPSAVVGILAAAAARADGFTGLRPADAPWPEHPSQR